A part of Magnetospirillum sp. ME-1 genomic DNA contains:
- a CDS encoding lytic transglycosylase domain-containing protein, protein MVMKQRQDGAAAAEVGIAGPDVETGPGGHDYGRAGAYTGAGADVVAMVRAINEAEFGGWFDIADVLAVIQIESSFRPGAYRAEPQINDASYGLMQILSRTAADRGYDGPPEGLYDPETNILFGMRHLRWSWDYLARRMGSAPPRSLWIGSYNAGVGNAMKGYTPYAYVMKFEAARLLWAARI, encoded by the coding sequence ATGGTCATGAAACAGCGACAGGACGGCGCGGCGGCGGCCGAGGTCGGCATTGCTGGCCCGGATGTGGAAACCGGCCCCGGCGGACATGACTACGGCCGTGCGGGCGCTTACACGGGCGCGGGCGCGGATGTGGTGGCAATGGTCCGCGCCATCAACGAAGCCGAATTCGGCGGCTGGTTCGATATCGCCGACGTGCTGGCGGTAATCCAGATTGAAAGCTCGTTCCGCCCTGGCGCGTATCGGGCCGAACCACAAATCAACGACGCATCCTATGGCTTGATGCAAATCCTTTCCAGGACGGCGGCGGATCGCGGCTATGACGGCCCGCCCGAGGGGCTGTATGACCCGGAAACCAATATCCTGTTCGGCATGCGGCATCTGCGCTGGTCCTGGGACTATCTGGCGCGCCGCATGGGCTCCGCGCCGCCCCGGTCGCTGTGGATCGGCTCGTATAACGCGGGCGTGGGCAATGCCATGAAGGGCTATACCCCGTATGCCTACGTGATGAAATTCGAGGCTGCGCGCCTGCTGTGGGCGGCGAGGATTTGA
- a CDS encoding discoidin domain-containing protein produces MGVLPANLRPDLDALRVDVAIANLRDVVKDGWSVLGLSTGMVDALTDQTGIASLGGATYDGAAKTVSNPGGYTANLCSGGTAICSTYWNATYQPSNAFDGNNSTVWQPGSGEVGAGMNNVSFIGYQFASSRVIRQIVVNQDPTGAVSQVQVQAYISGSWTNIGSASSVGSGANTISVPANVGSTQWRVLCTNNGSISYWNIREISMAEAAASAAVTVTSNAFALGFQPVQARIIAPMEIGSGVVGTNGLLDLSRDGSTWAAVPLSDLGKFDSNTRIIGGLVNLSGQPAGSSIYWRWRTTAGIAQALHGVWIQCK; encoded by the coding sequence ATGGGGGTTCTTCCCGCCAATCTGCGCCCTGATTTGGATGCCCTTCGGGTGGACGTGGCGATAGCCAATCTGCGTGATGTGGTCAAGGACGGCTGGTCCGTCCTTGGCCTGTCCACCGGCATGGTTGATGCGCTGACTGATCAAACAGGCATCGCCAGCCTGGGTGGGGCCACGTATGACGGCGCGGCGAAGACGGTAAGCAATCCAGGGGGCTACACCGCCAATCTGTGCAGCGGCGGAACTGCGATTTGCAGTACGTATTGGAATGCAACATATCAGCCCTCGAATGCCTTTGATGGCAACAACAGTACGGTGTGGCAACCCGGTTCCGGGGAAGTCGGGGCGGGGATGAACAATGTATCCTTTATTGGATATCAATTCGCATCATCTCGCGTAATAAGGCAAATTGTAGTCAATCAAGACCCAACTGGCGCGGTTAGTCAGGTGCAAGTCCAGGCGTATATCTCGGGCTCGTGGACAAATATTGGGTCGGCATCAAGTGTTGGATCGGGGGCCAATACTATTTCAGTGCCGGCAAATGTCGGATCAACGCAATGGCGGGTATTGTGCACAAATAACGGATCAATCAGCTATTGGAACATCCGCGAAATTTCGATGGCAGAAGCGGCTGCATCTGCGGCGGTAACCGTGACGTCGAATGCCTTCGCTCTTGGCTTCCAGCCGGTTCAGGCGCGCATCATTGCGCCCATGGAGATCGGCTCTGGCGTCGTCGGAACAAATGGTTTGCTTGACCTGTCGCGGGATGGCTCGACATGGGCGGCGGTGCCGCTGTCCGACCTGGGAAAATTCGACAGCAACACGCGCATCATCGGCGGCCTTGTCAATCTGTCGGGCCAGCCCGCTGGATCGTCCATTTATTGGCGGTGGCGGACAACCGCTGGGATTGCTCAGGCGCTGCATGGCGTCTGGATTCAGTGCAAGTGA